CTAGGTTTACTATTACGAAATACCCAATAAAAATACTGAGACACTTCAGAAAAGAATCTGACGATGAGTGAATTAATTTCTAACGATACCGTAACAAAAAATGAGCTATCTGAAGCGCTCTTTGATCAAGTTGGTCTCAATAAGCGTGAAGCCAAAGATATGATCGATGCTTTTTTTGATCGAATTGGCCAATCACTTGAGTCTGGTACGGAAGTAAAGATTTCTGGTTTTGGTAACTTTCAGTTGCGCAATAAATCGGCTCGTCCTGGCCGAAATCCAAAGACAGGTCAGATGATTCCAATCGCTGCTAGACGTGTAGTGACATTTCATGCAAGTCAAAAGCTCAAAGATGTAGTGGAGTCACATGCTCGAGAAAACCGAGTTTGATGCTAGCTCGGCGCTACCGAGCTCTCAACTTCCTCCTATACCAGCAAAGCGCTATTTCACAATTGGTGAAGTGGCCGATCTTTGCGGCGTTCGTTCGCACGTCTTGCGCTACTGGGAGCAAGAGTTTTCTCAGTTAAGCCCGCAAAAACGCCGTGGTAACCGCCGTTATTATCAGCATCACGAAGTGGTTTTGATTCGTAAAATTCGCACCTTACTTTATGAAGAGGGTTTTACGATTTCTGGCGCCAGAAATCGTCTTGAAGAAGCTCGTGGAGAGCTTCGTTTACGCGATGAGTTGCTTGCGGTTCTGCAAATTCTTTCCAAGTAGTTACTGATACAATTTCGTCTTTCGTCGGGGCGTAGCGCAGCCTGGTAGCGTACTTGCATGGGGTGCAAGTGGTCGGAGGTTCAAATCCTCTCGCCCCGACCATCAAACTAATTGCGTTAATCTAGCGAGCATGACTACATCTAACCCCAATTCTCAAAAACCTCAACGAACCATTTTTTTTGGTTTGGATATTCCATTCTTGGATCATTTAGGTGTTGTGCCTGAGTCTGCTGAAAATGGTAAGGTGCGTATTAGCTATGTAGTGAAGCCTGAGCACACCAATAGCTTTCATGTAGCTCAAGGTGGAGTCATCATGACTCTCCTTGATTTTGCGATGGGTGCTGCAGCTCGAACTGCCTCAAATCATCAGCTCGGCGCCATCACCATCGATATGACAACCAGTTTCTTGCGTCCAAGCCTTGGCAAGATAACTGTCGAAGGTAGGTTGCTTAAAGCGGGAAAATCGATTAACTACTGTGAGGCAGTGGCACTTAACGAGGCAGGGGAGATTACCGCTAAGGCAAGCGGTACTTTTGTTTTAAGGCGCTAATTTATTCTGTTAATGGTTTAATTATTAATATTATTTATAATGATTATGTTTATTTGATTATTATTGATAAACATAAATCCATGATAAATATAGGTTAATACCCATTTTTCAGAATATTTACCCATAATCTTTTTTCTATATATAATGTTTAATTGAAATACAGCATGGCAGGATTAATGTGTATTTCTATAACTTATTATCTGGAGAAACCCATAAATGTCTTCATACAAAGAACTATTGGCTCAACGTGAGCAATTAGATAAGCAAATTAAAGAGGCAATTGCCCGTGAAAAAGCCGATGGAATTGCTAAAGCTAAGCTCATTATTGAACAATATGGCTTGTCAGCTTCAGACCTATTTAGTCGTAAAGCTGGTGGCAAAAGTGCCGGTGGCAAGGTAGCGCCAAAGTACCGCAACCCATCAACAGGTGAAACCTGGACTGGTCGTGGCAAGGCTCCTAAGTGGATTGAGGGTAGAGATCGAAGTAATTACCTAATTTAACTCGCTGATTTAATTGAGTTAATCAAAAAGGCCACAAATGTGGCCTTTTTTGTTGGGACTCTTAAAAGCACTTTCTCGATAGAGCTTCTAAAAAGAGGGGTTCGAGCAATTCATGCCGGTTATCGGGGTTAAGTGCCGCATCCATTTCCGGGTCAGTAGCTGGGTAGCCAATAATCAATGGATTAAGTTCGATTAAGCCATTCTCCAGCTCCTCTTTGAGCTCCTCGGGAATGCTAGACCGAGTCCCAGCATTTTCATCTGCTAGCGTGACCACCCCAGGGTGCAGCTTAATAAAACCTTCATCAACCAGTATAGGAATACGCTGCGTGTCCTTGTTTTTACTCAAATAATGTATTAAGTGGACCTGCTCTACAGGCGGGATTAGGGCATCCAAAAAGATAAGATCGGGGGCAATCGATACTGCCTTCATTAAGCCTTCTAGGCTGTCTACCGAAACCTCCATTTCTACTTTTAGCTGCCAGCCTTCAATGGCTTCCAACAGTGCTAAGCTATTTTCAGTGCGGCGAAATATTCCCATTGCAACGCAGTGTTGGGTGCTTTTTTGGCGCATAGCTCGTTTACGCCTTTGTAATTGTTGCTCTAAAGAGCTTGCCAAAATGCGCCTGTGCCCACCGCGGGTCTTCCAGGCGATTAATTCGCCCAATTCAACCATTTTTTGTACGGTTCCTAGCGAAACTTGCAAAACCTTAGCGCTTTGTCTAGTGCTTAGATATTCCATTTCTGGCGTAATTGCTTTCATATTCTCCCTTGATCTCATTAATTCATTTGAAGATTTAGAGAATAAAAACGAATTTTGTTGGAATCTGTCCGTATATATTGAAAGACTAGTAGGAAATTTCTTATTCAGTTTCTATTTATAGGGATATACCCCCAAATCCCATGAAATCAGGGAAAGCCCTTTATGTGACTATGGTCACTCGTGTTAAATTACTGTCGTAGTACCAGTATTTGCACAGAGCAATTCGTGAAACGGTACAGCCGTGTAACGGATGGTTATAACCACAGTTTTTATTCGGGAAACCCGATGAAAGGTGAGCATCATGATGCAGGACCAAAGAGATAAATCCTATCTCTTCGGCGGAAACGCCCCCTATGTAGAAGAACTCTACGAATCTTATTTGCACGACCCTGCCTCCGTTGAGGACCATTGGCGTGATTATTTTGATAACGTGAAACAAGTTCCAGCAGTCGATGGTTCGTCGCGAACCGATATTGCTCACGGGCCAATTGTTGCCTCATTTGCTGAGCGCGCTAAACAAGGTCCAATTAGAACGATTTCGGATTCAGCGGATTCCGAGTTGGGACGCAAACGCGTTGCGGTTCAGCAATTAATTGCGGCGTATCGAAACGTCGGTAATCGCTGGGCCAATATTGATCCATTGAAGCGTACAGAGCGTCAGGATATTCCTGAGCTGGATCCTGCTTTCTATGGATTTACTGATGGCGATATGGATATCGTCTTCAACACAAGTAATACATTCTTTGGCAAATCAGAAATGACCCTGCGTGATTTGCTGCAGGCATTACGCGAGACTTATTGCGGCACCATTGGCGCCGAGTTCATGTTTATTGCCGATCAAAAGATTAAGAAGTGGTGGCAAGAAAAGCTGGAATCAATTCGTTCTACAGCCCGCTTTAATGTTGAAGAGAAGCGTCAAATTTTGGACCGTCTTACCGCGGCTGAAGGTTTAGAGCGTTATCTCCAAGCTAAATATGTTGGTCAAAAGCGCTTCTCCCTAGAAGGTGGCGAAAGCTTTATCGCCTGTATGGACGAGTTAATTCGTGATGCTGGTAGCAAGGGCGTACAAGAAATCGTGATTGGTATGGCTCACCGTGGTCGTCTCAATGTTTTGGTGAACACCTTGGGCAAGATGCCTAAAGATTTGTTTGCTGAGTTTGAACACAAAGGCCCTGAGACATTGCCTGCTGGTGACGTGAAGTATCACCAAGGTTTCTCTAGCGACATTTCAACTCCTGGCGGACCGGTTCATTTATCACTTGCATTTAATCCATCTCACCTTGAAATTGTTAACCCAGTAGTTGAGGGTTCAGCGCGTGCGCGTATGGAGCGTCGTGGTGATATGTTGGGTGAGCAGGTGATGCCAGTTCTGGTGCACGGTGATGCTGCGATTGCGGGTCAGGGTGTAATGCAAGAAACTTTGGCGATGTCCGAGGTTCGTGGTTATTCCACTGGCGGCACAGTTCACATCGTGATTAATAACCAGATTGGTTTCACCACATCCGATCCACGCGACTTGCGTTCTAGTTTGTACTGTACAGACATCATGAAGATTGTTGATGCCCCTGTACTGCACGTAAACGGTGACGATCCAGAGGCTGTGGTACTGGCAACTAAATTGGCTGTTGAGTTCCGCACTAAGTTTCATAAAGATGTGGCAATCGATATCATTTGCTTCCGCAAGTTGGGTCACAACGAGCAAGATACGCCCGCAATGACGCAGCCTTTGATGTACAAAATTATTGCCGCACACCCTGGTACACGTAAGCTATACGCTGACAAGTTGGAAACTCAGGGCGTATTGCCTGCTGGCACTGGCGATTTGATGGTCAAAGAGTACCGCGCTGCCATGGATGAAGGTAAGCAAACCTCTGATCCAGTTCTCAGTAACTTCAAAGGTAAGTTTGCGGTAGATTGGGCCCCATTCCTTGGTAAGAAGTGGACAGACGAAGCTGATACCGCTATCCCTTTAACGGAATGGAAGCGCTTATCTGAAAAGATTTCGACTATTCCAGAAAACTTTAAAGCCCATCCATTAGTCGCGAAGGTTTATAACGATCGTGCGGCAATGGGTCGCGGTGAAATTAATGTTGACTGGGGTATGGGTGAACACATGGCTTTTGCCTCACTTGTTGCCAGTGGTTATCCAGTGCGCTTGTCTGGCGAGGATAGTGGCCGCGGCACATTTACCCATCGTCACGCAGTTCTTCATGACCAAAATCGTGAGAAGTGGGATACCGGTACCTATGTAGCTTTGCAGCATGTCACTAAAGATCAGGCACCATTTGTGGTGATTGACTCCATTCTTTCTGAAGAAGCAGTTCTTGGTTTTGAATATGGTTACGCAGCGGCAGAGCCAAACACCTTAACCATTTGGGAGGCCCAGTTTGGCGACTTTGCAAACGGCGCTCAGGTTGTAATTGACCAGTTCATTGCCTCTGGCGAAGTGAAGTGGGGCCGTGCAAACGGCTTGGTCATGATGTTGCCGCACGGTTACGAAGGTCAAGGCCCAGAACACTCATCTGCACGTTTGGAGCGCTTTATGCAGTTATGCGCTGATACCAATATGCAGGTTATTCAGCCAACAACCGCATCACAAATTTTCCATGTGCTACGTCGTCAAATGATTCGTCAGTTCCGCAAGCCACTGATTTTGTTTACGCCAAAATCCTTATTGCGTAATAAAGATGCTGCGTCTCCACTCTCTGAATTTACCAAGGGCGGTTTCCAGACGGTAATCGGCGAGCGTGATGAAACTATCGATGCAAAACAAGTAACACGATTGATCGCTTGTTCTGGCAAGGTGTATTACGACTTAGTTAAACAGCGCGCTGAAAAGAAAGCGACTGATGTTGCAATTATTCGAGTTGAGCAGTTGTATCCATTCCCGCACAAGGCTTTGGCTTCTGAGTTGAAGAAGTATCCAAAGCTAGAAGAGGTTGTTTGGTGTCAGGACGAGCCGCAAAACCAAGGTGCGTGGTTCTTTGTTCAGCACAACATATTGGAAAACATGTCTGATGGTATGAAGTTGGCATATGCAGGACGTCCCGCATCTGCTTCTCCTGCTTGTGGATATGCCCATTTGCACCAAGAGCAGCAGAAGTCTCTTCTCAACGCGGCATTTGCCAAATTAAAGGGTTATGTGATTACTAAATAATCAATCGCAAACCAATACTCATACACATATAGATAAATAGGATTAATCATGGCTATTTTCGAAGTTAAAGTTCCACAACTCTCCGAGTCAGTTGCTGAAGCAACATTGTTGCAATGGAAAAAGAAGGTCGGTGACGCAGTTAGTCAAGATGAGATTTTGATCGAAATCGAAACAGATAAGGTTGTTCTCGAAGTGCCAGCTCCATCTGCTGGTGTATTGACAGAAATCGTAGTTGCTGATGGCGGCACAGTTGTAGCTGATCAGTTAATTGCCAAGATCGATAGCACTGCTGTTGCATCAGCTGCCCCAGCTGCTGCAGCACCTGCTCCTGCGGTAGCCCCAGCTGCGGCACCTGCAAAAGCGGCTGCTCCATCTAAGGCTACTGGCGCAGCCGCTTCGCCTTCAGCAGCAAAAATTCTTGCTGAAAAGAATGCGGATGCAGGTCAGGTGGCTGGTTCTGGTCGCGATGGCCGTATTACTAAAGGCGATGCATTAAATGCCTCTGCTGGTGGTGCTAAGTCAGCCGCATTGCCAAGCGCACCAATTCCAACAGGCGATCGTCCTGAAGAGCGTGTGCCAATGAGCCGCTTGCGCGCTCGTATTGCAGAACGTTTGTTGGAGTCACAAGCGAACAACGCAATTTTGACTACATTCAATGAAGTCAATATGGGTCCAGTAATTGCATTGCGTAATAAATACAAAGATCAATTTGAAAAGACTCATGGCGTAAAACTGGGTTTCATGTCCTTCTTCGTAAAAGCAGCTACACATGCTCTGAAGAAATTCCCATTATTGAATGCGTCTGTTGATGGTAACGACATTATTTATCACGGCTACTTTGATATTGGTATCGCTGTTAGCTCACCACGCGGATTGGTAGTGCCAATTTTGCGTGATGTTGATCAGATGAACTTAGCTGATATTGAGAAGAAGATTGCTGAATTTGGCGTGAAAGCACGCGAAGGTAAGCTCTCGATTGAAGAGTTGACTGGCGGTACATTCTCTATCTCTAACGGTGGCGTGTTCGGCTCTATGCTCTCAACTCCAATTATTAATCCTCCACAGTCTGCAATTTTGGGTATCCATGCGACTAAGGATCGTGCAGTAGTTGAGAATGGACAAGTAGTTGTTCGTCCAATCAACTATCTCGCCTTGTCTTATGACCACCGCATTATTGATGGTCGCGAGGCAGTGCTTGGCTTAGTTGCCATGAAGGATGCATTAGAAGATCCTTCACGTCTCCTCCTTGATTTGTAAGAAGGGAAGATCATGAGTCAAGCTTTTGATGTACTCGTAATCGGCGGTGGCCCAGGTGGCTACATCGCCGCAATTCGTGCAGCGCAATTGGGTTTCAAGGTTGCGTGTGCTGAATCCAATGCCTATGATGATCCAAAGGGTGAGCCACGCTTAGGTGGTACCTGTTTGAATGTCGGCTGTATTCCTTCTAAGGCTTTATTAGCCTCATCAGAAGAGTTTGAGAAGATTGGCCATCATGCAGCAGACCATGGCATTAAGGTTGGCTCTGTCAGCATTGATTCCAAAAAGATGGTTCAACGCAAAGATGGCATCGTCACCAAAATGACTGGCGGCATTCAGTTCTTATTCCGTAAAAACAAAATTACTTTGTTAAAAGGTCATGCTTCATTTGAGGGCAAGGGCGCTGACGGATATCAAGTCAAGATTGATGGCAAAGATAAAGAGACAGTTACTGCTAAGAACGTCATTATTGCAACTGGATCTAAGGCGCGCCATTTACCAGGCTTGCCAGTAGATAACGTATTGATTTGCGATAACGAAGGTGCATTGAAGTTTGATTCTGTGCCCAAGAAGTTAGGCGTGATTGGTGCGGGCGTGATTGGTCTTGAGCTTGGCTCCGTTTGGCGTCGTCTGGGCTCTGAAGTGACAGTGCTTGAAGCATTGCCTTCATTCTTGGCTGCTTGCGATGTCAGTATTGCTAAAGAAGCACAAAAGCTTTTCACTAAGCAAGGCTTGAACATCAACATGGGGGTGAAGATTGGTGATGTGAAGGCGGATAAAAAAGGTGTAGTGGTTAATTACACAGATAGCGCTGGTAAGGCTGCCAAGTTGGAATGTGATCGCTTGATCGTTTCTGTAGGTCGCGTACCAAATACTGACAAATTAGGTTTAGATAAGATTGGTCTCAAAGTGGATGAGCGAGGCTTTATTCCAATTGACGATCACACTTGCGCAACAGCAGCGCCTGGCGTATACGCTGTAGGTGACGTGG
This DNA window, taken from Polynucleobacter sp. MWH-UH25E, encodes the following:
- the odhB gene encoding 2-oxoglutarate dehydrogenase complex dihydrolipoyllysine-residue succinyltransferase encodes the protein MAIFEVKVPQLSESVAEATLLQWKKKVGDAVSQDEILIEIETDKVVLEVPAPSAGVLTEIVVADGGTVVADQLIAKIDSTAVASAAPAAAAPAPAVAPAAAPAKAAAPSKATGAAASPSAAKILAEKNADAGQVAGSGRDGRITKGDALNASAGGAKSAALPSAPIPTGDRPEERVPMSRLRARIAERLLESQANNAILTTFNEVNMGPVIALRNKYKDQFEKTHGVKLGFMSFFVKAATHALKKFPLLNASVDGNDIIYHGYFDIGIAVSSPRGLVVPILRDVDQMNLADIEKKIAEFGVKAREGKLSIEELTGGTFSISNGGVFGSMLSTPIINPPQSAILGIHATKDRAVVENGQVVVRPINYLALSYDHRIIDGREAVLGLVAMKDALEDPSRLLLDL
- the lpdA gene encoding dihydrolipoyl dehydrogenase, with the translated sequence MSQAFDVLVIGGGPGGYIAAIRAAQLGFKVACAESNAYDDPKGEPRLGGTCLNVGCIPSKALLASSEEFEKIGHHAADHGIKVGSVSIDSKKMVQRKDGIVTKMTGGIQFLFRKNKITLLKGHASFEGKGADGYQVKIDGKDKETVTAKNVIIATGSKARHLPGLPVDNVLICDNEGALKFDSVPKKLGVIGAGVIGLELGSVWRRLGSEVTVLEALPSFLAACDVSIAKEAQKLFTKQGLNINMGVKIGDVKADKKGVVVNYTDSAGKAAKLECDRLIVSVGRVPNTDKLGLDKIGLKVDERGFIPIDDHTCATAAPGVYAVGDVVRGPMLAHKAEDEGVLAAEVIAGQKPHIDYNCIPWVIYTDPEIAWVGKTEQALKEAGVAYKAGQFPFMANGRALGMGRSDGFVKVLADAKTDEILGVHIIGPNASDLIAEAAVAMEFKAAAEDIARICHPHPSLSEVVREAALATDQRALNM
- a CDS encoding H-NS family nucleoid-associated regulatory protein; its protein translation is MSSYKELLAQREQLDKQIKEAIAREKADGIAKAKLIIEQYGLSASDLFSRKAGGKSAGGKVAPKYRNPSTGETWTGRGKAPKWIEGRDRSNYLI
- a CDS encoding 2-oxoglutarate dehydrogenase E1 component codes for the protein MMQDQRDKSYLFGGNAPYVEELYESYLHDPASVEDHWRDYFDNVKQVPAVDGSSRTDIAHGPIVASFAERAKQGPIRTISDSADSELGRKRVAVQQLIAAYRNVGNRWANIDPLKRTERQDIPELDPAFYGFTDGDMDIVFNTSNTFFGKSEMTLRDLLQALRETYCGTIGAEFMFIADQKIKKWWQEKLESIRSTARFNVEEKRQILDRLTAAEGLERYLQAKYVGQKRFSLEGGESFIACMDELIRDAGSKGVQEIVIGMAHRGRLNVLVNTLGKMPKDLFAEFEHKGPETLPAGDVKYHQGFSSDISTPGGPVHLSLAFNPSHLEIVNPVVEGSARARMERRGDMLGEQVMPVLVHGDAAIAGQGVMQETLAMSEVRGYSTGGTVHIVINNQIGFTTSDPRDLRSSLYCTDIMKIVDAPVLHVNGDDPEAVVLATKLAVEFRTKFHKDVAIDIICFRKLGHNEQDTPAMTQPLMYKIIAAHPGTRKLYADKLETQGVLPAGTGDLMVKEYRAAMDEGKQTSDPVLSNFKGKFAVDWAPFLGKKWTDEADTAIPLTEWKRLSEKISTIPENFKAHPLVAKVYNDRAAMGRGEINVDWGMGEHMAFASLVASGYPVRLSGEDSGRGTFTHRHAVLHDQNREKWDTGTYVALQHVTKDQAPFVVIDSILSEEAVLGFEYGYAAAEPNTLTIWEAQFGDFANGAQVVIDQFIASGEVKWGRANGLVMMLPHGYEGQGPEHSSARLERFMQLCADTNMQVIQPTTASQIFHVLRRQMIRQFRKPLILFTPKSLLRNKDAASPLSEFTKGGFQTVIGERDETIDAKQVTRLIACSGKVYYDLVKQRAEKKATDVAIIRVEQLYPFPHKALASELKKYPKLEEVVWCQDEPQNQGAWFFVQHNILENMSDGMKLAYAGRPASASPACGYAHLHQEQQKSLLNAAFAKLKGYVITK
- a CDS encoding MerR family transcriptional regulator, encoding MLEKTEFDASSALPSSQLPPIPAKRYFTIGEVADLCGVRSHVLRYWEQEFSQLSPQKRRGNRRYYQHHEVVLIRKIRTLLYEEGFTISGARNRLEEARGELRLRDELLAVLQILSK
- a CDS encoding PaaI family thioesterase, with product MTTSNPNSQKPQRTIFFGLDIPFLDHLGVVPESAENGKVRISYVVKPEHTNSFHVAQGGVIMTLLDFAMGAAARTASNHQLGAITIDMTTSFLRPSLGKITVEGRLLKAGKSINYCEAVALNEAGEITAKASGTFVLRR
- a CDS encoding integration host factor subunit alpha; the protein is MSELISNDTVTKNELSEALFDQVGLNKREAKDMIDAFFDRIGQSLESGTEVKISGFGNFQLRNKSARPGRNPKTGQMIPIAARRVVTFHASQKLKDVVESHARENRV
- a CDS encoding excisionase family DNA-binding protein, which gives rise to MKAITPEMEYLSTRQSAKVLQVSLGTVQKMVELGELIAWKTRGGHRRILASSLEQQLQRRKRAMRQKSTQHCVAMGIFRRTENSLALLEAIEGWQLKVEMEVSVDSLEGLMKAVSIAPDLIFLDALIPPVEQVHLIHYLSKNKDTQRIPILVDEGFIKLHPGVVTLADENAGTRSSIPEELKEELENGLIELNPLIIGYPATDPEMDAALNPDNRHELLEPLFLEALSRKCF